From Leptospira yasudae:
ATACTTCAATAACCATACGGTTATATAAAAATTATAGCAAGTCTTTTTCACGTTTGCGATCGGTTTTAGGGGAAAACCCGCAAGGAATCGGGATCCATCCTACGCGCTAAGGATGTGGAGCGCGCGAAGCGGTCTTCTCATTTCAAAAATGAAATGAGAAGACCGAAGGCGTTAGCCGGAGCGCGGAGCAAGCCTGGCCTGCGATTTCTTCCGAAGAATTCCGTTTTCGTCGCCGATCGAGCAGGAGCGCCCGTTCATTTTTGAGTGAAATATAGGGTCTTTTCAAAAACTTGGATATAACGAGTAGGTTCGCAGTTCATGATTAAAATTTCCGGCCTCAATAAGGCTTATACTTCCAAGGTTCTTTTTGACGATTTGAATTTGAGCATCAATCGAGGCGAGAAGATCGGTCTCGTAGGCCGCAACGGTCACGGTAAATCAACGCTCTTTCAAATGATTCTCGGAAACGTGGAAGCGGATTCCGGCACGATCTCCGTTCCGAAGGGTTATAAGATCGGTCACTTGCAGCAGCATCTTCATTTTACCAAACCCACCGTTTTGGAGGAATGCGCACTCGGTCTTCCCGAAGGCGAAGAATACGAAACTTGGCAAGTGGAGAAAATTCTTTCCGGTTTGGGTTTTTCCGAAAAGGATATGGAAAGAGATCCGAACGAATTTTCGGGCGGTTATCAGATCCGAATGAATCTCGCAAAGCTGCTCGTATCCGCTCCCGATATGCTGATGCTCGACGAGCCGAACAACTATCTCGACATCGTTACGATCCGTTGGCTCGAGGAATTTCTGCGCGAATGGGAAGGCGAAATCATATTAGTAACTCATGATAGAGGTTTTATGGACGCCGTCGTCACGCATACGATCGCGATTCACAGAACGAAGGCGATCAAGGTTCAAGGCGACACCGACAAGCTCTACAATCAGATCAATCAGTCCGAAGAAATTTACGAAAAGACCCGATTGAACGAAGCCAAAAAAAGAAAACAGGAAGAAATCTTTATCGCGAAATTTAAAGCGAAAGCGAGTTTCGCGAGCCGCGCCCAATCCAGAGTGAAGAAGCTCGAAAAGCAGGGAGAGATGAAGGCCCTCGAACAGATTCAGGATTTGGAATTGTTTTTCAACAGCGCTCCGTTTGCGGCGAGCCAAATGCTTTCCGCGGAGAATCTCGCTTTCTCGTACGACGGGAAACCTCCGTTTTTGATCGAGGACTTTTCGATCAGCGTAGGAAACCGCGAAAGAATCTGCATCATCGGTAAGAACGGAAAGGGAAAATCGACTCTGCTTAAAGTTCTCGCGGGAGAATTGGAACCGTCCCAAGGTACGATCAAAAAACATCCCGTGTTGAAGGAAGGTTATTTCGGTCAGACGAATAAACTCAACATGAACGAGAACGCAACCGTCGTGGAAGAGATTATGATCTCGGACAAATCCTGTACGGAGTATCAAGCGAGAACGATCGCGGGCGGTTTGATGTTTTCGGACGACCAGGCTTTGAAAAAGATCAAGGTTCTTTCCGGAGGCGAAAAAAGCCGCGTTCTTCTCGGAAAGATTCTCGTGACCCCTTGTCATCTTTTGTATCTGGACGAACCTACGAACCACTTGGATATGCAGTCCTGCGATTCTCTCATCGAGGCGATCGACGGTTTTGAAGGCTCGGTCATTATGGTGACTCACGACGAATTGCACTTACGCGCCGTTGCGACCAAGTTGATCGTTTTCGACAACGATACGATCCGGGTTTTTGACGGTACATACGACGACTTCTTGAACGACGTGGGTTGGTCGGACGAGGATTATTAAAAAGAATCGAATATTCGATTCTTTGAATGGTTCTTTGTTGACTTTGAGCAGGAAGACAACGAGCGATCCATTAGGAATGACGCGTTTATTCGAATGGATCGCTTTCCGACTTGTGAAGCGTTTTTTTACGGAGTGCTTTAAGCCGTTCGGTTTCGCATAGCCTCTTCACGATTCTTTCGTTTTTATTTCGCAGTCATCCGCGTTGAAATCGCGATTCGATTCCAGGAATTGATCGTGTTGATCAGAACGATCAGAGCCACGAATTCTTTTTCGTTGAAATGTTTTCTGACTTTTTCGTAGGTTTCGTCCGGAACTCCTTTTTCGGAAATCTTCGTCACCGTTTCGGTTAATTCCAAGGCGGCTTTTTCTTTTTCCGTATAAAAGGTCGCTTCTCTCCAAGCGTCCAAAAGATAGATTCTTTTTTCGACTTCTCCCATATCTCTCAAGTCCTTCGTGTGCATGTTGATGCAAAACGCACATCCGTTGAGTTGCGACGCGCGGATTTTTACGAGTTCGTAGAGAACGGGGTCGATTCCTCCTTGTTTCGCGAATTCCTCCATTTTCAGCATCGCTTGCAACGACTCGGGATAAACCGTTGCGTAGTTCAATCTAGTTTCCATGTTGTCTCCTATACAAAGGAAGACGCGGCTTGGAGATTTTTGTGACAGAACGGAAGATTTTTTTCCTTATTCCCAAGCGGAGAAGTAGGCGATGACCGCGTTTGCGGCTTGGGTCCGCATTCTCTTGGAGATTTTATTTTCCTGATAATATCCTCGTTTCATACAGGCGAATGCGATCTCCACTCCGAGCGTTGCGACGTCCGGTTGTTTCGGGATCGTAAACGGAACCTTAAGATTCGAGAGTTGAACGCGGACTCCCGCTCCGATATGAGCGATCGTGATCTCCTGCGCAAGATACGCGTTTCTGCTGAATGGGCCGCCTAACACGAGTATGCTGGCAACGGGTGTCGAATCGTAATAATCCGATGCGGCGTCCACTAAGATGCGAACGAGTTTTTTCCAAGAGAGATTCGCGTTCTTGGAGCCTTCGAGAGCGAGAATTTCCCCCACTTTGGCGAGATGTTTTTCGGCGAGTCGAGTAAACAAAGAATACTTATCAGGAAAGAATTGATAGATGCTCGCTCGGGGAACACCCGATTTTTTCGCGATTTCAGGAATGGACGTTTCTTCCGGTCCGAACTTTTCGAGCATTCGTTCC
This genomic window contains:
- a CDS encoding ABC-F family ATP-binding cassette domain-containing protein, whose amino-acid sequence is MIKISGLNKAYTSKVLFDDLNLSINRGEKIGLVGRNGHGKSTLFQMILGNVEADSGTISVPKGYKIGHLQQHLHFTKPTVLEECALGLPEGEEYETWQVEKILSGLGFSEKDMERDPNEFSGGYQIRMNLAKLLVSAPDMLMLDEPNNYLDIVTIRWLEEFLREWEGEIILVTHDRGFMDAVVTHTIAIHRTKAIKVQGDTDKLYNQINQSEEIYEKTRLNEAKKRKQEEIFIAKFKAKASFASRAQSRVKKLEKQGEMKALEQIQDLELFFNSAPFAASQMLSAENLAFSYDGKPPFLIEDFSISVGNRERICIIGKNGKGKSTLLKVLAGELEPSQGTIKKHPVLKEGYFGQTNKLNMNENATVVEEIMISDKSCTEYQARTIAGGLMFSDDQALKKIKVLSGGEKSRVLLGKILVTPCHLLYLDEPTNHLDMQSCDSLIEAIDGFEGSVIMVTHDELHLRAVATKLIVFDNDTIRVFDGTYDDFLNDVGWSDEDY
- a CDS encoding carboxymuconolactone decarboxylase family protein → METRLNYATVYPESLQAMLKMEEFAKQGGIDPVLYELVKIRASQLNGCAFCINMHTKDLRDMGEVEKRIYLLDAWREATFYTEKEKAALELTETVTKISEKGVPDETYEKVRKHFNEKEFVALIVLINTINSWNRIAISTRMTAK
- a CDS encoding TetR/AcrR family transcriptional regulator; the protein is MQNSTIRKNKTDSRNGKKTNGTRIPLQERSQVRMALVLETAERMLEKFGPEETSIPEIAKKSGVPRASIYQFFPDKYSLFTRLAEKHLAKVGEILALEGSKNANLSWKKLVRILVDAASDYYDSTPVASILVLGGPFSRNAYLAQEITIAHIGAGVRVQLSNLKVPFTIPKQPDVATLGVEIAFACMKRGYYQENKISKRMRTQAANAVIAYFSAWE